The Cloeon dipterum chromosome 3, ieCloDipt1.1, whole genome shotgun sequence genome includes a region encoding these proteins:
- the eRF3 gene encoding eukaryotic peptide chain release factor GTP-binding subunit ERF3A, with amino-acid sequence MSSGTEQNATTSEAVPTPESWEKADSTGATIAATTQPLDEQSIRYSLNVNAAEFVPSWMPSSAPADTSAGTPDSPAKTPSDKSSPDGVALALGMEEPPGSASPKKQPPDGSSKASTPEEGQSITAAMSALQVNEPAAVDSWEEAADGDELADEDVEEEEEELVVKPKKRAAKAEETRSKKEHINVVFIGHVDAGKSTIGGQIMYLTGMVEKRTLEKYEREAKEKNRETWYLSWALDTNLEEREKGKTVEVGRAFFETEGKHFTILDAPGHKSFVPNMIGGAAQADLAVLVISARKGEFETGFDRGGQTREHAMLAKTAGVRHLVVLINKMDDPTVEWSEERYNECRDKLMPYLKKLGFNPQKDLTFMPCSGLTGLGLKEKIDENLCPWYRGEAFIPYIDQLPSLGRTNEGPFMMPVVDKYKDMGTVVMGKVESGEARKGQSLLLMPNRTPVIVDQLWSDDEEVTSVSSGENVKIKLKGIEEEDVSPGFVLCDANNPTKTGRIFDAQVVILEHKSIICAGYSAVMHIHCVAEEVTVKALICLVDKKTGDKSKTRPRFVKQDQVVIMRLECAGVICLEPFKLFPQMGRFTLRDEGKTIAIGKVLKVIE; translated from the exons ATGAGCAGCGGCACTGAGCAAAACGCAACGACTTCCGAGGCTGTGCCTACGCCCGAGAGCTGGGAGAAGGCCGATTCCACAGGCGCTACGATCGCCGCCACGACACAGCCCCTAGACGAACAATCTATCAGATACAGTCTTAACGTGAATGCGGCAGAATTTGTTCCCTCCTGGATGCCTTCCTCCGCTCCCGCAGATACCTCCGCAGGCACCCCGGACAGCCCTGCGAAAACACCGAGTG ACAAAAGCAGCCCTGACGGAGTCGCGCTCGCCCTAGGAATGGAGGAGCCACCTGGATCAGCATCCCCTAAGAAACAACCCCCTGACGGTTCGTCCAAGGCTTCCACCCCCGAAGAAGGACAATCCATTACCGCGGCCATGTCGGCTCTGCAGGTTAACGAG CCGGCCGCGGTAGACAGTTGGGAAGAAGCCGCCGATGGAGACGAATTGGCGGACGAGGACgtcgaggaggaggaagaggagcTTGTTGTCAAGCCCAAGAAGAGAGCGGCAAAGGCCGAGGAAACCAGAAGCAAAAAGGAGCACATCAACGTCGTATTTATTGGCCACGTTG atgcCGGCAAGAGCACGATTGGTGGACAAATCATGTACCTGACTGGCATGGTTGAAAAGAGGACTCTTGAGAAGTATGAGAGGGAGGCCAAGGAAAAGAACAGAGAAACATGGTACCTCTCGTGGGCGCTCGACACAAATCTTGAAG AGCGCGAGAAAGGCAAGACCGTGGAAGTGGGACGCGCCTTCTTCGAAACTGAGGGCAAACATTTCACCATCCTCGATGCACCTGGACACAAGAGTTTTGTTCCGAACATGATTGGTGGCGCTGCGCAAGCCGACCTTGCCGTCCTCGTAATTTCCGCGAGAAAGGGAGAGTTCGAAACCGGATTCGACCGAGGCGGACAAACAAGAGAGCACGCGATGCTGGCCAAAACTGCAGGAGTGCGGCACCTGGTTGTCCTTATCAATAAAATGGACGATCCCACCGTGGAGTGGTCGGAAGAGAG ATATAATGAATGTAGAGACAAGTTAATGCCCTACCTTAAGAAACTTGGTTTTAACCCTCAGAAGGACCTCACATTCATGCCTTGCTCTGGACTCACTGGTCTGGGCCTTAAAGAGAAAATAGATGAAAATCTGTGTCCGTGGTACAG AGGGGAAGCCTTCATTCCATACATCGACCAGCTGCCGTCATTAGGTCGAACTAACGAGGGGCCTTTTATGATGCCAGTAGTGGACAAATACAAGGACATGGGTACTGTAGTAATGGGAAAGGTGGAGTCTGGAGAAGCCAGAAAAGGTCAAAGTCTTCTTCTAATGCCTAATAGG aCGCCAGTGATAGTGGACCAGTTGTGGTCTGATGACGAAGAAGTTACTTCTGTGAGCTCAGGAGAGAACGTCAAGATCAAACTGAAAGGAATTGAAGAAGAGGATGTGTCCCCAGGATTTGTGCTCTGTGATGCCAACAATCCGACTAAAACTGGCCGCATTTTTGATGCTCAA GTAGTTATTTTGGAGCACAAGAGCATTATTTGTGCAGGCTATTCAGCAGTCATGCACATCCACTGTGTAGCCGAGGAGGTTACAGTCAAG GCTCTGATTTGCTTGGTTGACAAGAAGACTGGTGACAAGTCCAAGACGCGGCCGCGCTTTGTCAAGCAGGATCAAGTGGTGATCATGAGGCTTGAGTGTGCTGGCGTCATTTGCCTGGAGCCCTTCAAACTCTTCCCGCAAATGGGAAGATTCACTCTCCGAGACGAAG gcaaAACCATTGCAATCGGCAAGGTGCTCAAGGTGATAGAGTAA
- the LOC135939981 gene encoding uncharacterized protein LOC135939981 isoform X2 encodes MANRRRGSSDSNSEEVSKLHSLAQLAGISISTRTHRLMILITSNVWLTTDKGLKIVNLTEADLKEALVLMRNSYYPDESVAKAVRLHDCPEAVDELEKLTIETFEDGSSLIAILDGKIVGAAFNKVQFKPKPGDQSYFEDFRDFKCKTDTAKEYMDLMIRVDARNDAFEYYGVQKSLELMFLGVSRDHRGLRIGKSLAEATCKLAKSRDIPLVNVIFSSNFSQAIGRALQWDELCTIQMNEFSFKGRPYGDFTGEHQTLVAMGKKID; translated from the exons ATGGCAAATCGGAGAAGGGGAAGCAGCGACTCAAACTCGGAGGAAGTTTCGAAGCTGCATTCGCTCGCCCAACTTGCTGGAATTTCCATCTCGACAAGAACTCACAGGTTAATGATTTTGATA ACAAGTAATGTTTGGTTGACAACTGACAAAGGActaaaaatcgtaaatttaaCCGAAGCCGACTTGAAAGAAGCCCTTGTTTTGATGAGAAACTCCTACTACCCTGATGAATCTGTGGCCAAAGCTGTGCGCCTACAC gACTGCCCTGAAGCTGTAGATGAGTTGGAAAAACTGACGATCGAGACATTTGAGGATGGATCATCCCTAATCGCAATTTTGGATGGGAAAATTGTCGGCGCCGCTTTCAACAAAGTgcaatttaaaccaaaaccTGGTGACCAAAGCTACTTTGAAGACTTCAGagatttcaaatgcaaaaccgACACTGCCAAGGAGTACATGGATCTTATGATAAGG GTTGATGCGAGAAACGACGCTTTCGAGTATTACGGAGTGCAGAAATCATTGGAGCTCATGTTCCTCGGCGTATCCCGTGATCATCGAGGCTTAAGAATCGGAAAGTCACTCGCAGAAGCAACGTGCAAACTCGCGAAATCAAGAGACATTCCTCTTGTCAACGTCATCTTCAGTTCCAACTTCTCTCAGGCGATCGGACGGGCCTTGCAGTGGGATGAATTATGCACCATTCAAATGAACGAATTCAGTTTCAAGGGAAGGCCATACGGTGATTTCACTGGCGAACACCAAACTCTGGTTGCGATGGgcaagaaaattgattaa
- the LOC135939981 gene encoding uncharacterized protein LOC135939981 isoform X1, producing the protein MGDTSNVWLTTDKGLKIVNLTEADLKEALVLMRNSYYPDESVAKAVRLHDCPEAVDELEKLTIETFEDGSSLIAILDGKIVGAAFNKVQFKPKPGDQSYFEDFRDFKCKTDTAKEYMDLMIRVDARNDAFEYYGVQKSLELMFLGVSRDHRGLRIGKSLAEATCKLAKSRDIPLVNVIFSSNFSQAIGRALQWDELCTIQMNEFSFKGRPYGDFTGEHQTLVAMGKKID; encoded by the exons ATGGGCGACACAAGTAATGTTTGGTTGACAACTGACAAAGGActaaaaatcgtaaatttaaCCGAAGCCGACTTGAAAGAAGCCCTTGTTTTGATGAGAAACTCCTACTACCCTGATGAATCTGTGGCCAAAGCTGTGCGCCTACAC gACTGCCCTGAAGCTGTAGATGAGTTGGAAAAACTGACGATCGAGACATTTGAGGATGGATCATCCCTAATCGCAATTTTGGATGGGAAAATTGTCGGCGCCGCTTTCAACAAAGTgcaatttaaaccaaaaccTGGTGACCAAAGCTACTTTGAAGACTTCAGagatttcaaatgcaaaaccgACACTGCCAAGGAGTACATGGATCTTATGATAAGG GTTGATGCGAGAAACGACGCTTTCGAGTATTACGGAGTGCAGAAATCATTGGAGCTCATGTTCCTCGGCGTATCCCGTGATCATCGAGGCTTAAGAATCGGAAAGTCACTCGCAGAAGCAACGTGCAAACTCGCGAAATCAAGAGACATTCCTCTTGTCAACGTCATCTTCAGTTCCAACTTCTCTCAGGCGATCGGACGGGCCTTGCAGTGGGATGAATTATGCACCATTCAAATGAACGAATTCAGTTTCAAGGGAAGGCCATACGGTGATTTCACTGGCGAACACCAAACTCTGGTTGCGATGGgcaagaaaattgattaa
- the LOC135938407 gene encoding uncharacterized protein LOC135938407, translated as MSEDRVWLTNEKGVLILKLTQHHLKDALAMMRDSYYTDEPVSKGLRLQECPGAIDDLEQLTIETFEDGSSLVALYDGKVVGASFNKVQTRSKPGEGTYFEHFRDFKCKTDTAKENMNVMIQIDAQINTFAHYQPSEQRGNRGHFSVT; from the exons ATGAGTGAAGACCGCGTTTGGCTTACTAATGAAAAAGGTGTGCTAATCTTAAAACTCACTCAACATCACCTCAAAGACGCTTTAGCTATGATGAGAGATTCGTATTACACAGACGAACCAGTTAGCAAAGGTTTGCGGTTACAA gaatGCCCAGGGGCAATTGATGATCTCGAGCAACTGACCATTGAAACTTTTGAAGATGGCTCATCTTTAGTGGCTTTATATGATGGAAAGGTTGTGGGCGCATCGTTCAACAAAGTTCAAACCCGGTCGAAGCCTGGCGAAGGAACATATTTTGAACACTTTCGCgatttcaaatgcaaaacggACACTGCTAAGGAGAATATGAACGTCATGATTCAA ATTGATGCACAAATCAACACGTTCGCACATTACCAACCCAGCGAGCAGAGGGGTAACCGCGGTCACTTTTCGGTCACCTGA